In the Candidatus Mycosynbacter amalyticus genome, one interval contains:
- a CDS encoding phosphatidate cytidylyltransferase: MATENDSVTAGKTAWFLGLIALVTSIALIDYWASADMWGSKTVGMILDTGMMLIAAAVCAIAFGEICLTGYYRQWAVFRQLAMTALLGGGMVAAIYLWTQQHGLFYVVFVGTIICDTAAQLCGRLWPRMTNRWPRVCEFGAVHPRALTNVSSGKTRGGFICGMVLAGVFVGICVAIGCLLLGAPLSSWGLVAIVPLGAVLGDLSASWAKRGMGADDFYLMSDEEGLLGSHGGLLDRIDSHLCAQLFAAAVLLLS, encoded by the coding sequence ATGGCTACTGAAAACGATTCCGTGACAGCCGGTAAGACTGCTTGGTTTCTGGGGTTGATTGCGCTTGTGACGAGCATTGCACTCATCGACTACTGGGCTAGCGCCGACATGTGGGGCTCAAAGACGGTCGGCATGATCCTCGATACCGGCATGATGCTGATTGCCGCGGCAGTATGTGCAATTGCTTTCGGGGAAATCTGTCTGACCGGCTATTATCGCCAGTGGGCAGTGTTTCGTCAGTTAGCTATGACTGCACTTCTTGGTGGCGGCATGGTTGCTGCCATCTATCTGTGGACACAGCAACACGGACTGTTTTACGTCGTGTTTGTCGGTACCATCATCTGTGACACTGCTGCACAGCTGTGCGGTCGCTTGTGGCCCCGCATGACGAACAGGTGGCCTCGGGTTTGTGAGTTCGGAGCGGTGCATCCGCGAGCACTCACAAATGTATCGAGTGGCAAAACTCGTGGAGGGTTCATATGCGGCATGGTACTGGCGGGCGTATTCGTAGGCATCTGTGTCGCTATCGGGTGTCTGTTGCTTGGCGCTCCACTCTCTTCATGGGGGTTAGTGGCGATAGTGCCACTCGGTGCCGTACTGGGAGATCTGAGCGCTAGCTGGGCGAAACGCGGCATGGGGGCGGACGACTTTTATCTCATGAGCGACGAAGAGGGCTTACTCGGTTCTCACGGAGGTCTGCTAGACAGGATCGACAGTCATCTGTGCGCCCAACTTTTTGCGGCCGCGGTCTTGCTGTTGAGCTAA
- a CDS encoding transglycosylase family protein, translated as MRYNVKLTALAVAGVITLFVGGSAHAAPGDTVTINPGDTLSSIAAANGTDYVRVFNANPQIANPDVINAGAQVRIPTADEQLPDRLGALQAAPAVAVSYQAAPQAATYNAQLKATAASTASGGVWDTIAQCESGGNWGTNTGNGYSGGLQFSPGTWAKYGDGSASAAGASKEAQIAAAEKVLAAQGWGAWPSCSAKAGLR; from the coding sequence ATGCGATATAATGTAAAATTGACAGCACTTGCCGTGGCTGGTGTCATCACACTGTTTGTTGGAGGGTCGGCGCATGCTGCACCTGGCGATACAGTGACTATCAACCCCGGTGATACACTGTCGTCTATCGCGGCAGCCAACGGCACCGACTATGTGCGCGTGTTTAACGCCAATCCGCAAATTGCCAATCCAGACGTGATTAATGCAGGAGCTCAAGTACGTATACCGACAGCAGACGAGCAGCTTCCCGATCGACTTGGTGCGCTGCAGGCGGCACCTGCCGTAGCGGTAAGCTATCAGGCGGCACCACAGGCAGCGACATATAACGCTCAACTAAAAGCTACTGCAGCATCAACAGCGAGCGGTGGCGTATGGGACACGATCGCGCAGTGTGAATCCGGCGGTAATTGGGGCACCAATACTGGCAACGGCTATAGTGGTGGCCTGCAGTTTAGTCCTGGTACATGGGCTAAGTACGGAGATGGCTCTGCCTCGGCAGCTGGTGCAAGCAAAGAGGCCCAGATAGCCGCAGCCGAAAAAGTCCTGGCAGCACAAGGCTGGGGCGCATGGCCTAGCTGTTCGGCAAAAGCTGGACTACGTTAA
- a CDS encoding sugar transferase, translating into MKTGVEYAHSREKRVFDLAVAHTLRLPAAVALQALRASDLFRNTEYLRTEKRVGAFASLGDIDKIRTTNDDNEPLNTLASFMERMGIDEFAQHRQIRAGTMSMVGWRQLAPIDHVKRYAEPYTPLDIQHLSLVVPTRPGLVGTFSIESHFGDHDIASQELQKEMEVFDVTHGSLIYDANLIVKAIAKVFRA; encoded by the coding sequence ATGAAAACAGGTGTTGAATACGCCCATTCGCGCGAAAAACGTGTGTTCGATCTGGCTGTCGCCCATACATTGCGCCTGCCTGCGGCAGTTGCACTCCAGGCGCTTCGAGCGTCGGATCTTTTTCGTAACACGGAATATCTGCGCACCGAGAAGCGAGTTGGCGCGTTTGCCAGCCTCGGTGATATCGACAAAATTCGCACTACAAATGACGATAATGAACCGCTCAATACACTCGCTAGCTTCATGGAGCGAATGGGCATCGACGAGTTTGCACAGCACCGTCAGATACGCGCAGGTACCATGTCGATGGTTGGTTGGCGACAGTTGGCACCCATTGATCATGTCAAGCGGTATGCGGAGCCCTACACTCCCCTCGACATCCAGCACCTTTCGCTAGTCGTACCGACACGACCAGGCCTTGTCGGCACTTTTAGCATCGAATCTCATTTCGGCGATCACGATATCGCCTCACAAGAGCTTCAGAAGGAGATGGAGGTATTTGATGTCACACACGGCTCGCTTATCTACGATGCAAATTTGATAGTCAAAGCCATCGCAAAAGTGTTCAGGGCATAA
- the rplK gene encoding 50S ribosomal protein L11, producing MAKKIIGNLKLRIPAGRASAGPPVGSTLGQWGLNMMDFINPFNDATKGDMGKDVIVHIQVFEDRTFTWKSLGQPVDDAIRAAIGIQKGSGKPHAEKVGKITRAQLEEIANAKMEMLNAVDLDGAVKTIAGTARSMGVEVVE from the coding sequence ATGGCAAAAAAGATTATCGGTAATCTCAAACTCCGTATCCCAGCCGGCCGTGCATCAGCAGGTCCTCCTGTAGGTAGCACACTTGGTCAGTGGGGCCTCAACATGATGGACTTCATCAATCCATTTAACGATGCCACAAAAGGTGACATGGGTAAAGATGTCATCGTGCACATCCAAGTGTTCGAAGATCGCACATTTACTTGGAAAAGCCTCGGTCAGCCTGTAGACGATGCAATTCGCGCCGCTATCGGTATCCAAAAAGGCAGTGGCAAGCCACATGCAGAGAAGGTTGGTAAGATTACTCGTGCCCAGCTCGAAGAAATCGCCAATGCCAAGATGGAAATGCTCAACGCTGTCGATCTCGATGGTGCAGTGAAGACAATCGCTGGTACCGCCCGCAGTATGGGTGTTGAAGTCGTCGAGTAA
- the nusG gene encoding transcription termination/antitermination protein NusG has protein sequence MVRKRYDSTKQWYAIHTYSGYEDKVADSIRQRINAVDMADKIFDVMVPKEKQIEIKNGKRKVVDRKIFQGYVLVEMKLTEETWYIVRNTPGVTGFVGSGTDPTPVSEVEIRKIKKRMGVEEPKHQIDYKEGEVVSITDGPFKGFDGAISEIDYAKGKLKVMVSMFGRDTPVELDALQVKKV, from the coding sequence ATGGTCCGAAAACGATATGACTCTACTAAACAATGGTACGCCATTCACACGTATAGCGGCTACGAAGACAAGGTAGCCGACAGCATCCGTCAGCGTATCAATGCTGTTGACATGGCCGACAAGATTTTCGATGTCATGGTGCCAAAAGAAAAGCAAATCGAGATCAAAAACGGTAAACGAAAAGTTGTCGACCGCAAGATTTTCCAAGGCTACGTACTTGTCGAGATGAAGCTTACCGAAGAAACTTGGTATATCGTGCGCAACACGCCCGGTGTAACTGGCTTCGTGGGTAGCGGCACTGATCCTACGCCAGTATCTGAGGTAGAAATCCGCAAGATCAAAAAACGCATGGGCGTTGAAGAGCCAAAACACCAGATCGACTACAAAGAAGGAGAAGTGGTCTCTATCACTGATGGTCCGTTCAAAGGTTTCGATGGCGCGATCAGTGAAATCGACTATGCCAAAGGTAAGCTTAAAGTCATGGTTAGCATGTTTGGTCGCGACACACCAGTAGAGCTAGACGCTTTGCAGGTCAAAAAAGTCTAA
- the secE gene encoding preprotein translocase subunit SecE, with the protein MADKKKASSSKVTTRVVASTDGAKKPAKKQTVKTDKVAAKPADTTKKSKVKKQRDNYFIGAWRELKQVRWPDRKATWGLTFAVVVYSIFFFLLVIALDAVFKYLFDFLVKG; encoded by the coding sequence TTGGCAGACAAGAAAAAAGCATCGTCATCGAAAGTGACCACCCGCGTTGTGGCCTCGACCGACGGTGCGAAGAAACCAGCTAAAAAGCAAACAGTCAAGACAGACAAAGTCGCCGCCAAACCAGCCGACACAACCAAAAAATCAAAAGTAAAGAAGCAGCGCGATAACTATTTTATCGGTGCATGGCGCGAACTCAAGCAAGTACGCTGGCCGGATCGCAAAGCCACCTGGGGCCTTACATTTGCCGTCGTCGTGTATTCTATCTTCTTCTTCCTACTTGTCATCGCGCTCGATGCAGTATTTAAATATTTATTTGATTTCCTGGTGAAAGGATAA
- a CDS encoding glycosyltransferase family 2 protein, producing the protein MEIYLVGAWLVATSTAELVAIARLRAMLARFHRRELLSTPSMVRELPSVSVCIPARNERHAMTRCLESVLGSNYSKLEVIVLDDESVDNTSSLIKSFAKDGVRFVDGSTPPVGWLGKNYALSVLLGEASGTYVLFLDVDTVLAPHAIAQLVAYAESTQSTMVSVLPQRSDVWRMSVVVAPLRYFWHVLFHRPSRPVAASSAWMVRRKALVQDFAELASLRSDVEPEVTIARKYLAEGAYRFLTSHQLLGVSYEKRMSSQIETTIRLRYPQLGFSVWRSVLSCLLKLGVGSAPCAAAIVPSLWPLALASYLLGAYCYLLYLLFVWERGAWLGMWLWPFVLLGDAWLTLVSMIRYQTNSVTWKGRPITSQVAREEV; encoded by the coding sequence ATGGAAATATACTTGGTGGGCGCATGGCTGGTAGCAACAAGTACAGCAGAGTTGGTAGCAATTGCGCGACTTCGCGCGATGCTGGCAAGGTTTCATCGCCGCGAGCTGCTCAGCACACCATCTATGGTGCGCGAGCTCCCAAGTGTCAGCGTGTGTATACCGGCACGCAACGAACGTCATGCTATGACTCGTTGCCTCGAATCTGTGCTCGGTAGCAATTACTCCAAGCTCGAAGTCATCGTACTTGATGATGAATCTGTGGACAATACGTCAAGCCTCATCAAGTCATTTGCCAAAGATGGGGTGCGGTTTGTAGACGGTAGCACTCCGCCAGTAGGCTGGCTTGGTAAAAATTACGCCCTCAGTGTACTGCTGGGTGAAGCGAGCGGCACTTACGTGTTGTTTCTGGATGTTGACACGGTGCTTGCGCCGCATGCTATCGCGCAGTTGGTGGCGTATGCCGAATCTACCCAGTCAACCATGGTCTCGGTCTTGCCTCAGCGCAGCGATGTATGGCGTATGAGTGTCGTAGTGGCGCCACTGCGATATTTTTGGCATGTATTGTTTCATCGCCCGTCACGTCCAGTTGCAGCCAGTAGCGCATGGATGGTACGGCGCAAGGCACTAGTGCAAGATTTTGCTGAGCTGGCATCACTCCGCTCGGATGTTGAGCCGGAAGTGACCATAGCGAGGAAGTATTTAGCAGAAGGTGCGTACAGATTTCTCACGAGCCATCAGCTGCTCGGCGTATCATATGAAAAGCGCATGAGCTCACAAATCGAAACAACGATTCGGCTGCGATACCCTCAGCTCGGATTTTCTGTATGGCGCAGTGTCCTGTCTTGCCTGCTCAAACTGGGTGTCGGTAGCGCGCCATGCGCCGCGGCGATTGTGCCCTCCCTGTGGCCGCTTGCCCTCGCCTCGTACCTCTTGGGCGCTTACTGCTATCTCTTGTATCTTTTGTTTGTGTGGGAGCGAGGCGCCTGGCTTGGCATGTGGCTGTGGCCTTTTGTATTGTTGGGTGATGCATGGCTGACGCTTGTGAGTATGATACGGTACCAGACGAATAGTGTCACCTGGAAGGGGCGACCGATTACTTCTCAGGTTGCTCGAGAGGAAGTGTAA
- a CDS encoding sensor histidine kinase, with protein sequence MTRKYQNRRALRTGKWLRVACVVFALLFMLQGYLVMVGILPQTRYMGSGVFFLLVFCGAILAGYSILSHEKDPRILLARTVALEIVAIGLVLTSSGFGSLLSLALILLLYEGYRVYSIKGLILTATVLTLGIILDIYRAIELRLPNIADIIIVVLALVAITVVVSAILRIQGVRQAVLEHSKAQAELERYRVSTLMNNLAQGVLSVDSHGIVRMYNAAALSILDTNGSPSGHHIDEIFKIRDEEGHRVHIFPLMKKSKYTVVHDDLFYKYSDDIVRLEVSITPIRVGKHHARLDIDQGFILLLRDITKQKNLDEERDEFISVVSHELRTPLTIAEGTLSNIEAMYDKGLDSPDRIRPALKAAHEQMVFLSRMVNDLSTLSRAERGVADEVEHIDLTELVNGLYHEYSQSAHSAGLQFNLDTPHKLGSVVASRLYLGELLQNFLTNAIKYTKQGSVTLHATVSRSHVTLAVTDTGIGISKADKEKIFDKFYRSEDYRTRETRGTGLGLHVAKKLAAKLGTTIELKSRLNHGSTFSITLPLEQPEK encoded by the coding sequence ATGACGAGGAAATATCAAAACAGGCGTGCACTTAGGACTGGTAAGTGGTTACGTGTGGCGTGTGTTGTATTCGCACTCCTCTTTATGCTGCAAGGGTATTTAGTCATGGTGGGAATTTTGCCCCAGACGCGCTACATGGGCTCAGGCGTGTTCTTTCTCCTGGTGTTTTGTGGCGCCATACTAGCAGGCTATAGTATACTTTCGCACGAAAAAGATCCACGTATACTGCTCGCTCGCACTGTGGCACTAGAGATTGTAGCGATTGGACTCGTCCTCACCTCGAGCGGATTTGGCTCGTTACTCAGTCTCGCATTGATCTTACTCCTCTACGAAGGATACCGCGTCTACAGTATCAAAGGACTTATCTTGACGGCTACTGTCCTCACATTGGGTATCATACTCGACATATACCGTGCAATTGAGCTTCGCTTACCAAATATTGCCGATATCATAATTGTGGTACTGGCTCTTGTCGCCATTACTGTGGTAGTAAGTGCCATCTTGCGTATACAAGGGGTACGACAAGCCGTGCTTGAGCACAGCAAAGCCCAGGCGGAGCTTGAGCGTTACCGAGTTTCGACGCTTATGAACAACCTCGCTCAAGGCGTACTCAGTGTCGACAGTCACGGTATTGTCCGCATGTACAATGCTGCCGCCCTCAGTATTCTCGACACAAACGGCTCACCAAGCGGGCACCATATTGATGAGATCTTCAAAATACGAGATGAAGAAGGGCATCGTGTCCATATATTTCCGCTCATGAAAAAGAGCAAATATACCGTGGTGCATGACGACTTGTTCTACAAATACTCCGACGACATTGTCCGCCTGGAGGTTTCAATCACGCCTATCCGCGTCGGAAAACATCATGCTCGCCTCGACATCGACCAAGGATTTATCTTGTTGCTTCGCGATATAACCAAGCAGAAAAATCTCGACGAAGAGCGCGATGAGTTTATCAGCGTCGTCAGTCATGAACTCCGCACACCGCTCACTATCGCTGAAGGCACCCTAAGCAATATAGAGGCTATGTATGACAAAGGGCTTGACTCGCCAGATCGTATCCGCCCAGCCCTGAAAGCAGCTCACGAGCAGATGGTTTTTCTCTCGCGCATGGTTAACGACCTCAGCACACTATCGCGAGCCGAACGTGGCGTTGCAGACGAAGTAGAACATATTGATCTCACAGAGCTGGTTAATGGCCTGTATCACGAATACAGCCAATCAGCACACTCAGCGGGTTTACAATTTAATCTTGATACACCACATAAACTTGGCTCAGTAGTTGCAAGTAGGCTATACCTCGGCGAACTTCTGCAAAACTTTTTGACAAACGCTATTAAATATACCAAGCAAGGTTCGGTCACGCTCCACGCGACTGTCTCTCGAAGCCATGTTACTCTGGCTGTTACTGACACTGGGATTGGAATTAGCAAAGCTGACAAGGAGAAGATTTTTGACAAATTTTATCGCAGCGAAGATTATCGTACGCGCGAGACACGAGGCACTGGTCTCGGTCTACATGTCGCCAAAAAACTTGCCGCAAAACTTGGCACGACCATAGAACTCAAAAGTCGCCTCAACCATGGCTCTACTTTTAGTATTACACTTCCTCTCGAGCAACCTGAGAAGTAA
- a CDS encoding M48 family metallopeptidase: MAIYTDDEFGAITIRKSHRSRSITLSVAPNGMLRASMPVFASTRSLKKLIADSRTQIRSMLTQHAPKVAYADGMQIGKSHSLLVTSGPNLHLKRQQLKLVLTLPPTYNLTDAAVQQLVREHTLVALRKEARHYLPRRLSTLADELGCKYERVRFSHASTRWGSCSSRGTISLNIALMQLPFELIDYVLIHELCHTKQMNHSRDFWQLVEQADPEYSAHRRTIKQYSPTI, from the coding sequence GTGGCAATATATACCGATGATGAATTTGGCGCTATTACGATCCGCAAAAGTCATCGCTCACGCTCAATTACGCTGAGTGTCGCACCAAATGGTATGCTGAGGGCCTCTATGCCAGTATTCGCAAGCACACGCAGTCTCAAAAAACTCATCGCCGATTCACGCACACAAATCCGCAGCATGCTAACGCAGCATGCGCCCAAAGTTGCCTACGCAGATGGCATGCAGATCGGCAAGAGTCACTCACTCTTAGTAACAAGTGGACCAAACCTCCACCTGAAGCGACAACAACTCAAGCTTGTTTTGACGTTACCACCGACTTACAACCTCACGGACGCAGCCGTACAGCAGTTGGTACGTGAACACACTCTGGTTGCACTCCGCAAAGAAGCCAGGCACTATTTACCTCGTCGCCTTTCCACTCTTGCCGACGAGCTCGGATGTAAATACGAGCGTGTCCGATTTTCACATGCCAGTACCAGATGGGGAAGCTGCAGTAGTAGGGGCACGATTAGCCTCAACATTGCGCTTATGCAACTGCCATTTGAGCTGATTGACTACGTGTTAATCCATGAATTATGTCATACAAAACAGATGAATCACAGCCGAGATTTTTGGCAACTTGTTGAGCAAGCTGACCCGGAGTACAGTGCACATCGTCGCACAATCAAGCAATATTCGCCTACAATTTGA
- a CDS encoding AAA family ATPase: MKSLSLTTPRVIFVIGKPGVGKTQFASKFAETFNVPYVEADQVRGIITQNPVYDTAEQKTVDRLVMLQISELLKTSQTFLVETSTEAKVDRQNFAKWIRKHNYEPLFVWVQTDGDTAYDRATRASRVNKDKIFILPDERYAHLAKRFTAPGEEEKAVVISGKHTYASQLRAILRRLADPNRPAQTPLTVPKRQTLKGNSIKIG, translated from the coding sequence ATGAAATCGTTGAGTCTGACTACGCCGCGGGTGATTTTCGTGATCGGTAAGCCTGGAGTGGGTAAAACCCAGTTTGCAAGTAAGTTCGCGGAGACGTTTAACGTGCCGTACGTCGAGGCAGACCAAGTGCGCGGTATCATCACACAAAATCCTGTCTACGATACCGCCGAGCAAAAAACCGTCGACAGACTGGTAATGCTGCAGATTAGCGAACTTCTCAAGACTTCGCAGACATTTCTAGTTGAAACAAGTACCGAGGCTAAGGTAGATAGGCAAAACTTCGCCAAATGGATCCGTAAGCATAATTACGAGCCACTCTTCGTGTGGGTACAAACAGATGGCGACACTGCATATGATCGTGCAACGCGCGCGAGTCGAGTCAATAAAGACAAGATTTTTATCCTTCCTGATGAGCGCTACGCACATCTTGCGAAACGCTTTACGGCGCCTGGAGAAGAGGAGAAAGCCGTGGTAATCAGCGGCAAACACACCTACGCCTCGCAACTACGCGCTATACTGAGGCGCTTAGCCGATCCAAATCGCCCCGCCCAGACACCATTAACGGTACCCAAACGCCAAACCCTCAAGGGAAACTCGATCAAAATAGGATAG
- a CDS encoding ASCH domain-containing protein encodes MNTHQLQLATVPFDAITSGAKTIESRLYDEKRQTIQIGDTIVFTNRENTDQTVSVKVIGLLRYETFHDLFSHNDPAKFGGESVEWLENQINEFYSVEQQRQDGVIGIEFVLL; translated from the coding sequence ATGAACACCCACCAACTACAACTTGCCACCGTGCCATTTGATGCTATTACATCAGGCGCAAAAACGATTGAATCACGACTATATGATGAAAAACGCCAAACAATCCAGATTGGCGATACTATTGTCTTTACGAACCGAGAAAACACCGATCAAACCGTATCGGTAAAAGTTATCGGCTTGCTGCGCTACGAAACATTCCACGATCTTTTCTCTCACAATGACCCTGCTAAGTTTGGTGGAGAGAGCGTTGAATGGCTTGAAAACCAGATCAACGAATTCTACTCTGTTGAACAGCAGAGGCAAGATGGCGTTATCGGCATCGAATTTGTGCTCCTGTAG
- a CDS encoding GNAT family N-acetyltransferase: MTASTVINNVVIRPAASDDFEWVADLMVRALSPFYDGDHRAHAQRIFDTHMEGGVDHVGHFSAGQYMFIAEQDGQRVGIIHVVEKKQETVKISPLIVSTDYRGKLGIGSMLLKHAEEFARNLGARQLYCTVASPNQKALEFFLRKGFRITGTAKDHYKQGVDEHMLYKQLVDEAGFDSPNVSVIPFDEENHAEGARKLILSQMSDVFRGVDDDWVDALFAGYKRKELGDVNAKYKIIFTAECGGQVVGIAGATPKKGQPIKLMPLVTLSEAAFEALVIDLQGLLADYGHKLYVHLVPEPWQVACLQRHGWTLEGVFPGGYAPNSVVQQWGLNFNKEGATVRKMRIKRPYYDAIMSGRKTLEVRVGYDNIKRLRAGEMLQLETGHTSGVVRIKSIRIYNNFADMLATEPWREIVPQVNSEAIALQLLREIYPAHKERLGVHVIEVEKQ; encoded by the coding sequence ATGACCGCATCAACGGTCATTAACAACGTTGTCATTCGCCCTGCGGCGTCTGATGACTTCGAGTGGGTCGCCGACCTCATGGTTCGGGCGCTCAGCCCGTTCTACGACGGCGACCATCGTGCGCACGCACAGCGCATCTTCGACACCCACATGGAGGGTGGCGTCGACCACGTCGGTCACTTCTCGGCTGGACAGTACATGTTCATCGCCGAGCAGGACGGGCAGCGGGTCGGCATCATCCACGTCGTGGAGAAGAAGCAGGAGACGGTGAAGATCAGTCCGCTGATCGTTAGCACCGACTACCGTGGGAAGCTGGGAATCGGAAGCATGCTGCTCAAGCACGCTGAAGAGTTCGCCCGCAACCTCGGTGCTCGGCAGCTATACTGCACCGTCGCCTCACCGAACCAGAAGGCGTTGGAGTTCTTCCTCCGGAAGGGCTTCCGCATCACTGGTACGGCGAAGGATCACTACAAGCAGGGTGTCGACGAGCACATGCTGTACAAGCAGCTCGTGGACGAGGCGGGTTTCGACTCGCCCAATGTCTCGGTGATCCCCTTCGACGAGGAGAATCACGCTGAAGGCGCGCGGAAGCTCATTCTGTCGCAGATGAGCGATGTTTTCCGTGGTGTGGACGACGATTGGGTTGACGCCCTGTTCGCTGGCTACAAGCGGAAAGAACTTGGCGACGTGAATGCCAAGTACAAGATCATCTTCACCGCCGAGTGTGGTGGTCAGGTGGTCGGCATCGCTGGCGCTACACCGAAGAAGGGTCAGCCCATCAAGCTGATGCCGCTCGTGACGTTGTCGGAGGCAGCGTTCGAAGCGCTTGTCATCGACCTTCAGGGATTGCTGGCGGACTACGGTCACAAGCTGTACGTTCACCTCGTTCCCGAACCGTGGCAGGTCGCCTGCCTCCAGCGTCACGGCTGGACGCTCGAAGGTGTGTTCCCGGGAGGGTACGCACCGAACAGTGTCGTGCAGCAGTGGGGACTGAACTTCAACAAGGAAGGAGCAACCGTGCGTAAGATGCGCATCAAGCGTCCGTACTACGACGCGATCATGTCGGGTCGCAAGACCCTGGAGGTTCGCGTCGGATACGACAACATCAAGCGGCTGAGGGCCGGGGAGATGTTGCAGCTCGAGACCGGACACACGTCGGGGGTGGTGAGGATCAAGTCGATCCGCATCTACAACAACTTCGCCGATATGCTGGCGACCGAGCCGTGGCGAGAGATCGTCCCTCAGGTCAACAGCGAGGCGATCGCCCTCCAGCTCCTACGCGAGATCTATCCCGCACACAAGGAGCGTCTCGGTGTTCATGTCATCGAGGTCGAGAAGCAGTAG
- a CDS encoding DsbA family protein: protein MAISRETELQQKKVIIAVAAIVCVVVLAIVGFRMFWQQHATGDTAPAQAPLSVSLGNKSASTKVVIYTDPVCDKCATFHSATVKPLYDDYAKTGKIDLEIRPLSIVTEQSAALTELLMCGNEQGKFMDTSDFVSDALTRSNGRTVEVNGVSFFTDFPAARIAQGAGLDETKLSSCLRDNRYDNLIKQADTQAYAANIYSTPTTFVAGQEPVRGYAIYDYIKSLVDISL, encoded by the coding sequence ATGGCAATATCTCGCGAAACTGAGTTACAACAGAAAAAAGTCATCATCGCTGTGGCGGCAATTGTATGCGTAGTTGTGCTAGCGATAGTGGGCTTTCGTATGTTTTGGCAGCAACATGCGACAGGCGATACCGCGCCAGCTCAAGCACCACTAAGTGTTTCGCTCGGCAACAAAAGTGCGAGCACCAAAGTCGTCATCTATACCGATCCAGTCTGCGACAAATGCGCTACATTTCACTCCGCAACTGTTAAGCCACTTTACGATGACTATGCCAAAACAGGCAAAATTGATCTCGAAATTCGCCCTCTGAGTATTGTCACTGAGCAGTCGGCTGCACTTACCGAGCTACTCATGTGTGGCAATGAACAGGGAAAATTTATGGATACATCGGATTTCGTAAGTGATGCACTTACTCGCAGCAATGGCCGCACTGTCGAAGTCAACGGTGTATCGTTTTTTACAGATTTCCCCGCAGCACGCATTGCCCAGGGAGCAGGACTCGATGAGACTAAGCTGTCATCGTGTCTACGCGATAATCGGTACGACAATCTTATCAAGCAAGCCGACACACAAGCGTATGCCGCTAATATCTATAGCACACCGACAACCTTTGTCGCCGGCCAAGAGCCAGTCCGCGGCTACGCAATTTATGACTATATCAAAAGCCTTGTCGACATCTCCCTCTAG